The Equus asinus isolate D_3611 breed Donkey chromosome 22, EquAss-T2T_v2, whole genome shotgun sequence genome has a segment encoding these proteins:
- the CHD4 gene encoding chromodomain-helicase-DNA-binding protein 4 isoform X4 produces MASGLGSPSPCSAGSEEEDMDALLSNSLPPPHPENEEDPEEDLSETETPKLKKKKKPKKPRDPKIPKSKRQKKERMLLCRQLGDSSGEGPEFVEEEEEVALRSDSEGSDYTPGKKKKKKLGPKKEKKSKSKRKEEEEEDDDDDDSKEPKSSAQLLEDWGMEDIDHVFSEEDYRTLTNYKAFSQFVRPLIAAKNPKIAVSKMMMVLGAKWREFSTNNPFKGSSGASVAAAAAAAVAVVESMVTATEVAPPPPPVEVPIRKAKTKEGKGPNARRKPKGSPRVPDAKKPKPKKVAPLKIKLGGFGSKRKRSSSEDDDLDVESDFDDASINSYSVSDGSTSRSSRSRKKLRTTKKKKKGEEEVTAVDGYETDHQDYCEVCQQGGEIILCDTCPRAYHMVCLDPDMEKAPEGKWSCPHCEKEGIQWEAKEDNSEGEEILEEVGGDPEEEDDHHMEFCRVCKDGGELLCCDTCPSSYHIHCLNPPLPEIPNGEWLCPRCTCPALKGKVQKILIWKWGQPPSPTPVPRPPDADPNTPSPKPLEGRPERQFFVKWQGMSYWHCSWVSELQLELHCQVMFRNYQRKNDMDEPPSGDFGGDEEKSRKRKNKDPKFAEMEERFYRYGIKPEWMMIHRILNHSVDKKGHVHYLIKWRDLPYDQASWESEDVEIQDYDLFKQSYWNHRELMRGEEGRPGKKLKKVKLRKLERPPETPTVDPTVKYERQPEYLDATGGTLHPYQMEGLNWLRFSWAQGTDTILADEMGLGKTVQTAVFLYSLYKEGHSKGPFLVSAPLSTIINWEREFEMWAPDMYVVTYVGDKDSRAIIRENEFSFEDNAIRGGKKASRMKKEASVKFHVLLTSYELITIDMAILGSIDWACLIVDEAHRLKNNQSKFFRVLNGYSLQHKLLLTGTPLQNNLEELFHLLNFLTPERFHNLEGFLEEFADIAKEDQIKKLHDMLGPHMLRRLKADVFKNMPSKTELIVRVELSPMQKKYYKYILTRNFEALNARGGGNQVSLLNVVMDLKKCCNHPYLFPVAAMEAPKMPNGMYDGSALIRASGKLLLLQKMLKNLKEGGHRVLIFSQMTKMLDLLEDFLEHEGYKYERIDGGITGNMRQEAIDRFNAPGAQQFCFLLSTRAGGLGINLATADTVIIYDSDWNPHNDIQAFSRAHRIGQNKKVMIYRFVTRASVEERITQVAKKKMMLTHLVVRPGLGSKTGSMSKQELDDILKFGTEELFKDEATDGGGDNKEGEDSSVIHYDDKAIERLLDRNQDETEDTELQGMNEYLSSFKVAQYVVREEEMGEEEVEREIIKQEESVDPDYWEKLLRHHYEQQQEDLARNLGKGKRIRKQVNYNDGSQEDRDWQDDQSDNQSDYSVASEEGDEDFDERSEAPRRPSRKGLRNDKDKPLPPLLARVGGNIEVLGFNARQRKAFLNAIMRYGMPPQDAFTTQWLVRDLRGKSEKEFKAYVSLFMRHLCEPGADGAETFADGVPREGLSRQHVLTRIGVMSLIRKKVQEFEHVNGRWSMPELAEVEENKKMSQPGSPSPKTPTPSTPGDTQPNTPAPAPPAEDGIKIEENSVKEEESAEGEKEVKSAVPEATAECTQPPAPASEDEKVLVEPPEGEEKVEKAEVKERTDEPMETEPKGVADVEKVEEKSAIDLTPIVVEDKEEKKEEEEKKEVMLQNGETPKDLNDEKQKKNIKQRFMFNIADGGFTELHSLWQNEERAATVTKKTYEIWHRRHDYWLLAGIINHGYARWQDIQNDPRYAILNEPFKGEMNRGNFLEIKNKFLARRFKLLEQALVIEEQLRRAAYLNMSEDPSHPSMALNTRFAEVECLAESHQHLSKESMAGNKPANAVLHKGILKQLEELLSDMKADVTRLPATIARIPPVAVRLQMSERNILSRLANRAPEPTPQQVAQQQ; encoded by the exons TGGCGTCGGGCCTGGGCTCCCCGTCCCCCTGCTCGGCGGGCAGTGAGGAGGAGGATATGGATGCACTTTTGAGCAAcagcctgcccccaccccacccag AAAACGAAGAGGACCCAGAAGAGGATTTGTCAGAAACGGAGACTCCAAAgctcaagaagaagaaaaagcctaAGAAACCGCGGGACCCTAAAATCCCTAAGAGCAAGCGCCAAAAAAAAGAG CGTATGCTCTTATGCCGGCAGCTGGGGGACAGCTCTGGGGAGGGGCCGGAGtttgtggaggaggaggaagaggtggctCTGCGCTCAGACAGTGAGGGCAGCGACTATACCCCtggcaagaagaagaagaagaagcttggacctaagaaagaaaagaagagcaaatccaagaggaaggaggaggaggaggaggatgacgatgatgatgattcAAAG GAACCTAAATCCTCTGCTCAGCTCCTGGAAGACTGGGGCATGGAAGACatcgaccatgtgttctcagagGAGGATTATCGCACCCTCACCAACTACAAGGCCTTCAGCCAGTTTGTCCG ACCCCTCATTGCTGCCAAAAACCCCAAGATTGCTGTGTCCAAGATGATGATGGTTTTGGGTGCGAAGTGGCGGGAGTTCAGCACCAACAACCCCTTCAAAGGCAGTTCTGGGGCTTCAGTggcagcggcggcagcggcagcaGTGGCTGTGGTGGAGAGCATGGTGACAGCCACTGAGGTTGCACCACCTCCTCCCCCTGTGGAGGTGCCTATCCGCAAAGCCAAGACCAAGGAGGGCAAAG GTCCTAATGCTCGTAGGAAGCCCAAAGGCAGTCCTCGTGTACCTGATGCCAAGAAGCCTAAACCGAAGAAAGTAGCTCCGCTGAAAATCAAGCTGGGAGGTTTTGGTTCTAAGCGTAAGAGATCTTCG AGTGAGGACGACGACTTGGATGTGGAGTCTGACTTCGATGATGCCAGTATCAATAGCTATTCTGTTTCTGATGGTTCCACCAGCCGCAGTAGCCGCAGCCGCAAGAAACTCCGgaccactaaaaagaaaaagaaag GCGAGGAGGAGGTGACTGCTGTGGATGGTTATGAGACAGACCACCAGGACTATTGCGAGGTGTGCCAGCAAGGCGGTGAGATCATCCTGTGTGATACCTGTCCCCGAGCTTACCACATGGTCTGCCTGGATCCAGATATGGAGAAGGCTCCTGAGGGCAAGTGGAGCTGCCCCCACTGT GAGAAGGAAGGCATCCAGTGGGAGGCTAAGGAGGACAattcagagggagaggagatcctgGAAGAGGTTGGGGGAGACCCTGAAGAAGAGGATGACCACCATATGGAATTCTGTCGGGTCTGCAAGGATGGTGGGGAGCTGCTCTGCTGTGACACTTGTCCTTCCTCCTACCACATCCACTGCCTGAACCCCCCGCTTCCAGAGATCCCCAATGGTGAATGGCTCTGTCCCCGTTGTACG tgTCCAGCTCTTAAGGGCAAAGTTCAGAAGATCCTAATCTGGAAGTGGGGTCAGCCACCATCTCCCACACCGGTGCCTCGACCTCCAGATGCTGATCCCAATACTCCCTCTCCCAAGCCGTTGGAGGGGCGGCCAGAGCGGCAGTTCTTTGTGAAATGGCAAGGCATGTCTTATTGGCACTGCTCCTGGGTGTCTGAACTGCAG TTGGAGCTGCACTGTCAAGTGATGTTCCGCAACTATCAGCGGAAGAATGATATGGATGAGCCACCTTCTGGGGACTTTGGTGGTGATGAAGAGAAGAGCCGAAAGCGAAAGAACAAGGACCCTAAATTTGCAGAGATGGAGGAACGCTTCTATCGCTATGGGATAAAACCTGAGTGGATGATGATCCACCGAATTCTCAACCACAG TGTGGACAAGAAGGGCCATGTTCACTACTTGATCAAGTGGCGAGATTTGCCCTATGATCAGGCATCCTGGgagagtgaggatgtggagatacaGGACTATGACCTGTTCAAGCAGAGTTATTGGAATCACAG GGAGTTAATGAGGGGTGAGGAAGGACGACCAGGCAAGAAACTCAAGAAGGTGAAGCTACGGAAGTTGGAGAGGCCTCCTGAAACTCCAACAGTTGAT CCAACAGTGAAGTATGAGCGACAGCCAGAGTACCTGGATGCTACAGGTGGAACCCTGCACCCCTATCAAATGGAGGGCTTGAATTGGTTGCGCTTCTCCTGGGCTCAGGGCACTGATACCATCTTGGCTGATGAGATGGGCCTTGGGAAGACTGTCCAGAcagcagtcttcctctattcccTCTACAAGGAG gGTCATTCCAAAGGCCCCTTCCTAGTGAGTGCCCCTCTTTCTACCATCATCAACTGGGAGCGGGAGTTTGAAATGTGGGCTCCAGATATGTATGTGGTGACCTATGTGGGGGACAAAGATAGCCGTGCCATCATCCGAGAGAATGAGTTCTCCTTTGAAGACAACGCCATTCGTGGTGGCAAGAAGGCCTCTCGCATGAAG AAAGAGGCATCTGTGAAATTCCACGTGCTGCTGACATCCTATGAGTTGATCACCATTGACATGGCTATCTTGGGGTCTATTGACTGGGCCTGCCTCATCGTGGATGAAGCCCATCGGCTTAAGAACAATCAGTCTAAG TTCTTCCGGGTCTTAAATGGTTACTCACTCCAGCACAAGCTGTTGCTGACTGGGACTCCATTACAAAACAATCTAGAAGAGTTGTTTCATCTGCTCAACTTTCTCACCCCCGAGAGGTTCCA CAATTtggaaggtttcctggaggagtTTGCTGACATTGCCAAAGAGGACCAGATTAAAAAACTGCATGACATGCTAGGGCCTCACATGTTGCGGCGGCTCAAAGCTGATGTGTTCAAGAATATGCCATCCAAGACAGAGCTGATTGTGCGTGTGGAACTGAGCCCTATGCAGAA GAAATACTACAAGTACATCCTTACTCGAAATTTTGAGGCACTCAATGCTCGAGGTGGTGGCAACCAGGTCTCTCTGCTAAATGTGGTGATGGATCTTAAGAAGTGCTGCAATCACCCATATCTCTTCCCTGTGGCTGCAATG gaaGCCCCTAAGATGCCTAATGGCATGTATGATGGCAGTGCCCTAATCAGAGCATCTGGGAAATTATTGCTGCTACAGAAGATGCTCAAGAACCTTAAGGAGGGTGGGCACCGTGTACTCATCTTCTCCCAG ATGACCAAGATGCTGGACCTACTAGAGGATTTCTTGGAACATGAAGGTTATAAGTATGAACGTATTGATGGTGGAATCACTGGGAACATGCGTCAAGAGGCCATTGACCGCTTCAATG caccgGGTGCTCAGCAGTTCTGCTTCTTGCTTTCCACTCGAGCTGGGGGCCTTGGAATCAATCTGGCCACTGCTGACACAGTTATTATCTATGACTCTGACTGGAACCCCCATAATGACATCCAG GCCTTTAGCAGAGCTCACCGTATTGGGCAAAATAAGAAGGTGATGATCTATCGGTTTGTGACCCGTGCGTCAGTGGAGGAGCGCATCACGCAGGTGGCAAAGAAGAAGATGATGCTGACGCATCTAGTGGTTCGGCCTGGGCTGGGCTCCAAGACTGGATCCATGTCCAAACAGGAGCTTGACGACATCCTCAAATTTGGCACTGAGGAACTATTCAAGGACGAAGCTACAGATGGAG GAGGAGACAACAAAGAGGGAGAAGATAGTAGTGTTATCCACTATGATGATAAGGCCATTGAAAGACTGCTGGACCGTAACCAGGATGAGACTGAAGATACAGAATTGCAGGGCATGAATGAATATTTGAGCTCATTCAAAGTGGCCCAGTATGTGGTGCGGGAAGAAGAAATGGGG gaagaggaggtagAACGGGAAAtcataaaacaagaagaaagtgtGGATCCTGACTACTGGGAGAAATTGCTGCGGCACCATTATGAGCAGCAGCAAGAAGATCTGGCCCGAAATCTgggcaaaggaaaaagaatccgTAAACAGGTCAACTACAATGATGGCTCCCAGGAGGACCGAG atTGGCAGGACGACCAGTCCGACAACCAGTCCGATTATTCAGTGGCCTCAGAGGAAGGTGATGAAGACTTTGATGAACGTTCAGAAG CTCCCCGCAGGCCCAGTCGTAAGGGCCTGCGGAACGATAAAGATAAGCCATTGCCTCCTCTGTTGGCCCGTGTTGGTGGGAATATTGAA GTACTTGGTTTTAATGCTCGTCAGCGAAAAGCCTTTCTTAATGCAATTATGcgatatgggatgccacctcaggatGCTTTTACCACCCAGTGGCTTGTGAGAGATCTGCGAGGCAAATCAGAGAAAGAGTTCAA GGCTTACGTCTCTCTTTTTATGCGGCATTTATGTGAGCCGGGAGCAGATGGGGCTGAGACCTTTGCTGATGGTGTCCCCAGAGAAGGCCTGTCTCGCCAGCACGTTCTTACCAGGATTGGTGTTATGTCCTTGATTCGCAAGAAG GTTCAGGAGTTTGAACATGTTAATGGGCGCTGGAGCATGCCTGAACTTGCTGAagtagaggaaaacaaaaaaatgtccCAGCCCGGGTCACCTTCCCCCAAGACTCCTACACCCTCCACTCCAGGGGACACGCAACCCAATACTCCTGCACCTGCTCCACCTGCCG AGGATGggataaaaatagaggaaaatagcGTCAAAGAAGAGGAGAgtgcagaaggagaaaaggaggttAAATCTGCAGTCCCTGAGGCCACCGCTGAG tgtacacagccccctgcccctgcctcagaGGATGAAAAAGTCCTTGTTGAACCtcctgagggagaagagaaggtggaaaaggcagaGGTGAAGGAGAGAACAGACGAACCTATGGAGACAGAGCCCAAAG GTGTTGCTGATGTGGAAAAGGTGGAGGAGAAGTCAGCAATAGATCTCACCCCCATTGTGGTAGAGGACAAAG aagagaagaaagaagaagaagagaaaaaagaggtgaTGCTTCAGAATGGAGAGACTCCCAAGGACCTGAATGatgagaagcagaagaaaaatattaagcagCGTTTCATGTTCAACATTGCAGATGGCGGTTTTACTG AGTTGCATTCCCTTTGGCAGAATGAGGAGCGGGCAGCCACAGTCACCAAGAAGACTTACGAGATCTGGCATCGACGGCATGACTACTGGCTGCTGGCTGGCATCATAAA CCATGGCTATGCTCGGTGGCAGGACATCCAGAATGACCCACGTTATGCCATCCTCAATGAGCCTTTCAAGGGTGAAATGAACCGTGGCAATTTCTTAGAGATCAAGAATAAATTCCTAGCCCGAAGGTTCAAG CTCTTAGAACAAGCCCTGGTGATTGAGGAACAGCTGCGCCGGGCAGCTTACCTGAACATGTCAGAGGACCCCTCTCACCCTTCCATGGCCCTAAACACCCGCTTTGCTGAGGTGGAGTGTTTGGCGGAGAGTCATCAGCACCTGTCCAAGGAGTCAATGGCAGGAAACAAGCCAGCCAATGCAGTCCTGCACAAAGGTA TTCTGAAACAGCTAGAAGAGCTGCTGAGTGACATGAAAGCCGATGTGACTCGACTCCCAGCTACTATTGCCCGAATTCCCCCAGTTGCTGTGCGGCTACAGATGTCAGAGCGTAACATTCTCAGCCGCCTGGCAAATCGAGCACCTGAACCTACTCCACAGCAG GTAGCCCAGCAGCAGTGA